In Prunus dulcis chromosome 2, ALMONDv2, whole genome shotgun sequence, a single genomic region encodes these proteins:
- the LOC117619132 gene encoding UDP-glucosyltransferase 29-like, translating to MVSVLMLPWLAHGHISPFLELAKTLTNKNKDFYIFICSTPVNLSSIKPKLSEEYSHCIEFVELHLPHDDLPPHYHTTNGLPPHLMATLKKAFDMASPNFSNILKTLKPDLLIYDFLQPWAPSLALLQNIPAIEFSIMNAALLSSVCAHDLNNPTAKFPLHLRDYDIRKFHNQCEFSSNGIKDGDRIQQCCARSCKIILVKTSREIEAKYVDYLSDLVKKKIVPVGPLVQDPMGQTLDEETWIMKWLNKRERSSVVYVSFGSEYFLSKEEIEDIAHGLELSKVSFIWVIRFPKEEKGIRVEEVLPEGFSERVGEKGMIVEGWAPQSKILEHYSVGGFVSHCGWSSVLESIKFGVPIIALPMLYDQPINARLVEEVGVGVEVKRTAEGSFQSEEVAKVIRDVVVDKIGEGVRKKALELRDNMKNKEDGERDGVVEELMQLCTG from the coding sequence ATGGTCAGTGTTCTTATGCTTCCATGGCTAGCTCACGGCCACATATCTCCCTTCCTAGAGCTAGCCAAGACGCTCACCAATAAGAACAAGGatttttacatatttatttgttCCACACCCGTAAATCTCAGCTCCATCAAACCAAAACTCTCTGAAGAATACTCTCATTGCATTGAATTTGTGGAACTACATCTTCCACATGATGACTTGCCACCTCACTACCACACTACCAATGGCCTCCCTCCCCATCTCATGGCCACTCTCAAAAAGGCCTTTGACATGGCCAGCCCCAACTTCTCCAACATCCTCAAAACCCTAAAGCCGGATTTGCTCATTTACGATTTTCTTCAACCATGGGCACCCTCTCTTGCTTTGTTGCAAAATATTCCAGCCATAGAGTTCAGCATCATGAACGCTGCGCTCTTGAGTTCAGTTTGTGCTCACGATCTCAACAATCCTACTGCCAAATTTCCTTTGCATCTTCGGGATTACGATATTCGAAAGTTCCACAATCAGTGTGAGTTTTCATCAAATGGCATCAAGGATGGAGACCGCATACAGCAATGCTGTGCTCGATCTTGTAAGATCATTTTGGTAAAGACATCTAGAGAGATTGAAGCAAAATATGTTGATTATCTCTCTGATttagtgaagaagaagattgttCCTGTTGGTCCTCTTGTTCAAGACCCAATGGGTCAAACACTTGATGAGGAAACATGGATCATGAAATGGCTGAACAAAAGAGAGAGGTCTTCAGTTGTGTATGTTTCCTTTGGCAGTGAGTACTTTTTGTCCAAGGAGGAAATAGAAGACATAGCTCATGGGTTAGAGCTTAGCAAAGTGAGCTTTATTTGGGTTATAAGATTCCCTAAGGAAGAGAAAGGTATTAGGGTTGAAGAGGTGTTACCAGAAGGGTTTTCAGAGAGGGTGGGAGAGAAGGGAATGATAGTGGAGGGCTGGGCCCCACAGTCAAAAATATTGGAGCATTATAGCGTCGGTGGGTTTGTAAGTCACTGTGGATGGAGCTCAGTGTTGGAGAGCATCAAGTTTGGTGTTCCAATTATAGCCTTGCCTATGCTTTATGACCAGCCAATCAACGCTAGACTGGTGGAGGAGGTGGGTGTTGGAGTGGAGGTTAAGAGAACAGCAGAAGGCAGTTTCCAAAGTGAAGAGGTAGCAAAGGTGATTAGAGATGTGGTGGTGGATAAAATTGGAGAGGGTGTGAGAAAAAAGGCATTGGAATTAAGAGacaacatgaaaaataaagaggatggagagagagatggggtgGTGGAGGAGTTGATGCAACTTTGCACCGGATAG